In Halococcus salifodinae DSM 8989, the following are encoded in one genomic region:
- a CDS encoding ABC transporter permease has protein sequence MATSDTQSDEMLSSGQTEESGADESERAVESRVGWRYTLTQVRSDPTALAGLFIIGFMTAVAVFAYVDAKLLDYWFASTFWVNPATDPVTVEALLPPVGVENGLGTGTWEHPLGTDNRGRDILARLFYGTRIAIQVGFIATAFGLFGGVVVGAVAGYYGGWVDDVLMRGVETLYAIPFLILVITFMSVFGRDLLFAMIGVGIGSIPVFARLIRSRVLSVREEDYVEAARAAGVRDRNIIFRHVVPNSFAPVLVQATLQVGVSIIIVAGLSFLGFGVQPPTPSWGQMLAQSRNYMLQSIWFSLWPGLAILITVVGFNLFGDGLRDALDPRLNN, from the coding sequence ATGGCAACGAGTGATACCCAATCCGACGAGATGCTTTCCTCGGGTCAGACCGAGGAGAGTGGAGCCGACGAGAGCGAACGCGCGGTCGAATCTCGGGTGGGGTGGCGCTACACCCTCACTCAAGTCCGAAGCGACCCGACCGCGCTCGCGGGGTTGTTCATCATCGGCTTCATGACCGCGGTCGCGGTGTTCGCGTACGTCGACGCGAAGCTGCTCGACTACTGGTTCGCGAGCACGTTCTGGGTCAACCCCGCGACCGACCCAGTGACCGTCGAGGCGCTGTTGCCTCCTGTCGGGGTCGAGAACGGACTTGGTACCGGGACGTGGGAACACCCACTCGGCACCGACAACCGTGGCCGCGACATCCTCGCGCGCCTGTTTTACGGGACACGGATCGCGATCCAGGTCGGGTTCATCGCGACCGCGTTCGGGCTGTTCGGCGGCGTGGTCGTGGGCGCGGTGGCAGGCTACTACGGCGGGTGGGTCGACGACGTGTTGATGCGCGGCGTCGAGACGCTGTACGCCATCCCCTTCCTGATCCTCGTGATCACGTTCATGTCGGTGTTCGGGCGTGATCTCCTCTTCGCGATGATCGGGGTCGGCATCGGTTCGATACCGGTGTTCGCGCGGCTGATACGCTCGCGCGTACTCAGCGTGCGCGAGGAGGATTACGTCGAAGCCGCCCGCGCGGCGGGAGTCAGGGACCGCAACATCATCTTCCGGCACGTCGTGCCGAACAGCTTCGCACCCGTGCTGGTGCAGGCCACCCTCCAGGTCGGCGTGAGCATCATCATCGTGGCCGGACTCTCCTTCCTGGGGTTCGGGGTCCAGCCACCGACACCCTCGTGGGGACAGATGCTCGCCCAGTCGCGCAACTACATGCTCCAGAGCATCTGGTTCAGCCTCTGGCCGGGGCTCGCCATTCTGATCACCGTCGTGGGGTTCAACCTCTTCGGCGACGGGCTCCGGGACGCGCTCGATCCGCGGCTCAACAACTGA
- a CDS encoding ABC transporter substrate-binding protein codes for MTDKQTTYDVTRRRLLQGTGAIGIAGLAGCQSATAPDEGNGSGNGSGGGGGNGSGGGNGSANESGGGGGGSGGQLTFAQVKSPIEFDPIVLNDVPSDQVASLVFDPLYEWNEAGKKIVPQIAAKQPEVENGGQRYVVPLNEDATFHNGDPVTAEDVAYTFTAPVKEETENAANFNMIDTAEAVDEKTVQFDLKYPFGAFNSYLAANVVPKSVREQNKQAFNTKNPVGAGPFTFEGWQEGDFARVKRWDDYWGDPTPNLSGIEFVPVEEGTTRVTTLKSGENDVIEEIPPKSWNTVKNMGNASIDAVPGVGYFYLAFNCKKGPTADPKVREAIDYAVSMDQAVSNFVEPTGLRQYSPLPKVLVDDWDMPIEEWKKIPHDKDVDKAKSMLDDNDNVPDNWNAKIIVPPDDKREQIGTSVANGLKEAGYGATVQRLDWGTFLDRYVTGDPNDYNMYTLGWSGTPDPDSFMYFLFAQSQAGVGQGVFYQNDEVNSAIVNARKSTDRGERKKLYQQAITTLLEDRVNLPAYNLKNSFGVKNYVKDFTSHPVGSFSIATGYNNVSVEK; via the coding sequence ATGACGGACAAACAGACGACATACGACGTGACCAGACGCCGCCTCCTACAGGGGACCGGCGCGATCGGCATCGCCGGTTTGGCCGGTTGTCAGAGCGCCACCGCCCCTGACGAAGGGAACGGTAGCGGAAACGGCAGTGGCGGGGGCGGTGGAAACGGTAGCGGTGGCGGAAACGGTAGCGCCAACGAAAGCGGCGGTGGTGGTGGCGGTAGCGGCGGACAGCTCACGTTCGCCCAGGTCAAGAGTCCGATCGAGTTCGATCCGATCGTCCTGAACGACGTTCCCTCGGATCAGGTCGCCTCACTGGTGTTCGATCCGTTGTACGAGTGGAACGAGGCGGGCAAGAAGATCGTTCCGCAGATCGCAGCGAAGCAGCCCGAAGTCGAGAACGGGGGCCAACGCTACGTCGTCCCGCTCAACGAGGACGCGACGTTCCACAACGGTGACCCGGTGACCGCGGAGGACGTGGCGTACACCTTCACCGCCCCGGTGAAGGAGGAGACCGAGAACGCCGCCAACTTCAACATGATCGACACTGCCGAGGCCGTCGACGAGAAGACGGTCCAGTTCGATCTGAAGTACCCCTTCGGGGCGTTCAACAGCTATCTCGCGGCCAACGTCGTGCCGAAGTCGGTCCGCGAGCAGAACAAGCAGGCGTTCAACACCAAAAACCCGGTCGGGGCCGGGCCGTTCACCTTCGAGGGGTGGCAGGAAGGCGACTTCGCACGGGTGAAGCGGTGGGACGACTACTGGGGCGATCCCACGCCGAACCTCTCGGGGATCGAGTTCGTGCCGGTCGAGGAGGGGACCACCCGGGTCACCACCCTCAAATCGGGCGAGAACGACGTCATCGAGGAGATCCCGCCGAAGTCGTGGAACACCGTGAAGAACATGGGCAACGCGTCGATCGACGCCGTCCCGGGCGTCGGCTACTTCTATCTCGCGTTCAACTGCAAGAAGGGGCCGACCGCGGATCCGAAGGTCCGCGAGGCGATCGACTACGCGGTCTCGATGGATCAGGCCGTCTCGAACTTCGTCGAACCGACCGGGCTCCGCCAGTACAGCCCGCTGCCGAAGGTCCTCGTCGACGACTGGGACATGCCGATCGAGGAGTGGAAGAAGATCCCCCACGACAAGGACGTCGACAAGGCGAAGTCGATGCTCGACGACAACGACAACGTCCCGGACAACTGGAACGCGAAGATCATCGTCCCGCCGGACGACAAGCGCGAACAGATCGGCACCAGCGTCGCCAACGGGCTGAAAGAGGCGGGCTACGGCGCGACCGTCCAGCGACTCGACTGGGGGACGTTCCTCGACAGGTACGTCACGGGCGACCCCAACGACTACAACATGTACACGCTCGGGTGGTCGGGCACGCCCGATCCCGACTCGTTCATGTACTTCCTGTTCGCCCAATCCCAGGCGGGTGTCGGCCAGGGCGTGTTCTACCAGAACGACGAGGTCAACTCTGCGATCGTGAACGCCCGGAAGTCGACCGACAGAGGAGAGCGAAAAAAACTGTACCAGCAGGCCATCACGACCCTCCTCGAAGACCGGGTGAACCTGCCGGCGTACAACCTCAAGAACAGCTTCGGCGTGAAAAACTACGTCAAGGATTTCACGTCACACCCGGTCGGCAGCTTCAGCATCGCCACCGGCTACAACAACGTCTCGGTCGAGAAGTAG
- a CDS encoding amidohydrolase, which translates to MYALTNAIVHTATDRGTVEGGVLVEGSEISAVGDIDVPDGANVLDCDGNHVTPGLIDAHSHAGMAEWGEPEDGDINELTDPVTPHVSALDGFHPHDEELDHAVRSGVTTVSARMGSANVIGGVICSMKTHGNLADEMFLREDGMKAAMGENPKRVHGEEYDREPATRSGVAATLREALMSAEDYQNRRDHAAEEGDPFERDLGMEHLVRVLEGDLPFRVHAHRADDIMTVFRITEEFGIENLSIEHATEGHLIAEEFAERDVPAVVGPSASSATKYELSNITFETPGLLHEAGVTVAIQTDAPVLPQQHLDVCVGLAVREGLPADAALDTVTKNPAAILGIGDRVGTLEEGTDADLAVWDDEFYAFDSTAQHVFVDGEHVFDHERDATDLREEWER; encoded by the coding sequence GTGTACGCACTCACCAATGCAATCGTTCACACGGCGACCGATCGCGGGACAGTCGAGGGCGGCGTGCTCGTCGAGGGCAGCGAGATCAGCGCAGTGGGCGATATCGACGTTCCCGACGGGGCGAACGTCCTCGACTGCGATGGGAACCACGTCACACCGGGCCTGATCGACGCTCACAGCCACGCCGGGATGGCCGAGTGGGGCGAGCCCGAGGACGGCGACATCAACGAGTTGACCGATCCAGTGACGCCGCACGTCTCGGCGCTCGACGGGTTTCATCCCCACGACGAGGAGCTCGATCACGCCGTCCGGAGTGGCGTGACGACCGTGAGCGCCCGGATGGGGAGTGCGAACGTGATCGGCGGCGTGATCTGCTCGATGAAGACCCACGGGAACCTCGCCGACGAGATGTTCCTCCGTGAGGACGGGATGAAGGCCGCGATGGGCGAGAATCCCAAGCGCGTCCACGGCGAGGAGTACGACCGCGAGCCCGCGACCCGCTCGGGTGTCGCGGCTACACTCCGAGAGGCACTGATGAGCGCCGAGGATTACCAGAACCGGCGTGATCACGCCGCCGAGGAGGGCGACCCGTTCGAGCGCGATCTCGGAATGGAACATCTCGTGCGAGTCTTGGAGGGCGATCTCCCGTTCAGAGTCCACGCCCACCGGGCCGACGACATCATGACGGTGTTCCGAATAACCGAAGAGTTCGGGATCGAGAACCTCTCGATCGAGCACGCGACCGAGGGCCACCTGATCGCCGAGGAGTTCGCCGAACGCGACGTTCCTGCCGTGGTGGGGCCGAGCGCGTCGAGCGCAACCAAGTACGAGCTGTCGAACATCACCTTCGAGACGCCAGGCCTGCTCCACGAGGCGGGCGTGACCGTCGCGATCCAGACCGACGCGCCCGTCCTGCCCCAGCAACATCTCGATGTCTGTGTGGGTCTCGCGGTTCGGGAGGGACTCCCCGCCGACGCCGCGCTCGACACCGTGACCAAGAATCCGGCCGCAATTCTCGGGATCGGGGATCGCGTCGGGACGCTCGAAGAAGGCACTGACGCCGACCTCGCGGTGTGGGACGACGAGTTCTACGCGTTCGACTCGACCGCCCAACACGTGTTCGTCGACGGTGAGCACGTCTTCGATCACGAGCGCGACGCCACGGATCTCCGCGAGGAGTGGGAGCGGTAG
- a CDS encoding ABC transporter permease produces the protein MGLARYTARRLLQAIPVLIGIVTITFLLSNAIPGNPARIMLGPSPTPGQVAAIQAKYGLDQPLYVRYFNYLAGVVQGDLGQSLYYGVPVTQKIMERLPVTLLLLLSSFTFAIVASIPLGVLSAQRRNKPTDHISRVVALIGVSTPSFWIGLMLIIVFAFKLGWLPATNLILPWAHPLRVEGASTRLDVVVTSARHLILPTLSLGTLQMAAITRIERSSMLETLSEEYVRLARAYGVSETTILRKHAFRNAQLPVLTVLGLNLSTALGGAVLTETVFSINGMGTLILTGVYNQDYQLIMGTTIVFGLAFVIGVIITDLSYAYVDPRVSYGERD, from the coding sequence GTGGGGCTAGCTCGCTACACCGCCCGACGGCTACTCCAGGCGATACCGGTGTTGATCGGTATCGTGACGATCACGTTCCTCCTCTCGAACGCCATCCCCGGCAATCCGGCACGCATCATGCTCGGTCCGTCGCCGACACCGGGACAAGTCGCGGCGATCCAGGCGAAATACGGTCTCGATCAGCCGCTGTACGTCCGGTACTTCAACTACCTCGCGGGCGTCGTCCAGGGAGACCTCGGCCAGAGCCTCTACTATGGGGTGCCCGTCACTCAGAAGATCATGGAGCGGCTGCCGGTGACGCTGCTGTTGTTGCTGTCGAGTTTCACGTTCGCTATCGTGGCGTCGATCCCGCTCGGCGTCCTCTCGGCGCAGCGACGGAACAAGCCGACCGACCACATCTCGCGGGTCGTCGCGCTGATCGGCGTGAGCACGCCCTCCTTCTGGATCGGGCTGATGCTCATCATCGTCTTCGCGTTCAAGCTCGGGTGGCTCCCCGCGACGAACCTGATACTGCCGTGGGCGCATCCGCTCCGGGTCGAGGGGGCGTCGACGCGTCTCGACGTGGTGGTCACGTCGGCGAGACACCTCATCCTGCCGACGCTCTCGCTCGGGACGCTCCAGATGGCGGCGATCACGCGGATCGAACGCTCCTCGATGCTCGAAACCCTCTCGGAGGAGTACGTCAGACTCGCGCGGGCCTACGGCGTCTCCGAGACCACGATCCTCAGGAAACACGCGTTCCGCAACGCACAGCTGCCGGTGTTGACGGTGCTCGGATTGAATCTCTCGACCGCGCTCGGCGGTGCGGTGCTGACCGAGACGGTGTTCAGCATCAACGGGATGGGGACGCTCATCCTGACCGGCGTCTACAACCAGGACTACCAACTGATAATGGGAACGACGATCGTCTTCGGGCTGGCGTTCGTGATCGGAGTGATCATCACCGATCTCTCCTACGCGTACGTCGACCCGCGCGTCTCCTACGGTGAACGGGACTGA
- a CDS encoding ABC transporter ATP-binding protein, with product MSDARSPAETDDGTEVGGATDRTSGTDALLEVDGLTKHFDQGSGFLSGFFDSEEVRAVEDVSFEIREGETLGLVGESGCGKSTLARTILRLLNPTDGDVYFKGSNLAEMSGEELRAQRQDMQMIFQDPQSSLDPRMKVGSIVEEPMKAHGMLDAEGREDRAHELLEKVGLDPQHYNRHPHAFSGGQRQRINLARALSVNPDFIVCDEPVSALDVSIQAQVLNTMNALQEEFGLTYLFIAHDLSVIRYISDRVAVMYLGQLVELAEKKELFENPQHPYTRALLSSIPVPDPRAEGTRGVLEGDVPSPINPPSGCRFRTRCPELIRPPEYDLTDSQWEAVRAFMRAVDRRTFEPEGERSLRHRFFEDVSLAGEAATIVDRAVENVLSDDWAEADRLLDENFAQQSICAQEEPTYEIEPEHGSGAHFAACHLHRE from the coding sequence ATGAGTGACGCCCGATCACCGGCCGAAACCGACGACGGGACCGAGGTCGGCGGCGCGACCGACCGGACGTCCGGCACCGACGCGCTGCTCGAAGTCGACGGACTGACCAAACACTTCGACCAAGGGAGCGGGTTCCTCTCCGGGTTTTTCGATTCGGAGGAGGTGCGCGCGGTCGAAGATGTCTCCTTCGAAATCAGGGAGGGCGAAACCCTCGGACTCGTCGGCGAATCCGGCTGTGGCAAGAGCACGCTCGCACGAACCATCCTTCGACTGCTCAACCCGACCGATGGTGACGTCTACTTCAAGGGATCGAACCTCGCCGAGATGAGTGGCGAGGAGCTGCGCGCGCAGCGCCAGGACATGCAGATGATCTTCCAGGATCCCCAGTCGAGCCTCGACCCCCGGATGAAGGTCGGCTCCATCGTCGAGGAGCCGATGAAAGCCCACGGGATGCTCGACGCCGAAGGCCGGGAGGACCGTGCGCACGAACTGCTCGAAAAGGTCGGACTCGATCCCCAGCACTACAATCGCCACCCGCACGCCTTCTCGGGCGGACAGCGCCAGCGGATCAACCTCGCGCGGGCGCTGTCGGTCAACCCCGACTTCATCGTGTGTGACGAGCCCGTGAGCGCGCTCGACGTCTCGATCCAGGCCCAGGTGCTCAACACGATGAACGCCCTCCAAGAGGAGTTCGGACTCACGTACCTGTTCATCGCCCACGATCTCTCCGTGATCCGGTACATCTCGGATCGGGTCGCGGTGATGTATCTGGGTCAGCTCGTCGAGCTCGCCGAAAAAAAGGAGCTGTTCGAGAACCCACAACACCCCTACACGCGGGCGCTGCTGTCGTCGATCCCGGTCCCCGATCCGCGTGCAGAGGGGACCCGCGGCGTGCTCGAAGGCGACGTTCCGAGCCCGATCAACCCGCCCTCCGGGTGTCGATTCCGGACGCGCTGTCCCGAGCTCATCCGCCCGCCTGAGTACGATCTCACCGATTCCCAGTGGGAGGCCGTGCGGGCGTTCATGCGTGCGGTCGACCGTCGAACGTTCGAACCGGAAGGCGAACGGTCGCTTCGCCACCGCTTCTTCGAGGACGTGTCGCTTGCGGGCGAGGCGGCCACGATCGTCGACCGGGCGGTCGAAAACGTGCTCTCGGACGACTGGGCGGAAGCCGACCGCTTGCTCGACGAGAACTTCGCCCAGCAGAGCATCTGCGCGCAGGAGGAACCGACCTACGAGATCGAGCCCGAGCACGGCTCCGGGGCTCACTTCGCAGCCTGTCATCTCCATCGCGAGTAG
- a CDS encoding DUF1611 domain-containing protein translates to MSVVLLAHEQFPDRAKTAVSILRYGDTEITAVLDRDNAGKRVGDFLPDVQDAPIVAGMDDVPACDELIVGIAPIGGGFEDSWRPDVRQALERGCDVTAGLHYFLEDDEEFRRLADEHDSELWDVRKPPADLTVSDGVAADVDAEIVLTVGTDCSVGKMTATRELYEAARDRGVDCGFIPTGQTGIMIERWGLPIDRVISDFAAGAVEKMIRERGDDHDYLFVEGQGSIIHPAYSGVTCSILHGAMADKLVLCHEAGREAIHGYEDVSLPSLPTYVDLYEDLAEPVHETNVVAGALNTRNVETDDAARTAVADYADVIDVPATDPVRFDIDDVLEAIL, encoded by the coding sequence ATGAGCGTCGTTTTGCTCGCCCACGAGCAGTTCCCCGATCGAGCGAAGACCGCGGTAAGCATTCTCCGGTACGGCGACACCGAGATCACCGCCGTTCTCGACCGCGACAACGCCGGCAAGCGCGTCGGCGACTTCCTTCCCGACGTGCAGGACGCACCGATCGTCGCCGGGATGGACGACGTCCCGGCGTGTGACGAACTGATCGTCGGCATCGCACCCATCGGCGGCGGGTTCGAGGACTCGTGGCGGCCCGACGTCCGGCAAGCCCTCGAACGCGGCTGTGACGTCACTGCCGGCCTTCACTACTTCCTCGAAGACGACGAGGAGTTCCGCCGCCTCGCCGACGAACACGACTCTGAGCTCTGGGACGTCCGCAAACCGCCCGCCGACCTCACGGTGAGCGATGGAGTCGCCGCCGACGTCGACGCCGAGATCGTGCTGACTGTGGGCACCGATTGCTCGGTGGGCAAGATGACCGCGACGCGCGAACTCTACGAGGCCGCACGCGACCGCGGCGTGGACTGCGGGTTCATCCCCACCGGCCAGACCGGGATCATGATCGAACGGTGGGGACTGCCGATCGACCGCGTGATAAGCGACTTCGCCGCCGGCGCGGTCGAGAAGATGATCCGTGAACGAGGTGACGATCACGATTACCTCTTTGTCGAGGGCCAGGGCTCGATCATCCATCCTGCCTATTCGGGCGTCACCTGTTCGATTCTCCACGGCGCGATGGCTGATAAGCTAGTCCTCTGCCACGAGGCCGGTCGCGAGGCGATCCACGGCTACGAGGACGTTTCGCTCCCTTCGCTCCCGACGTACGTCGACCTCTACGAGGATCTCGCGGAGCCGGTCCACGAAACGAACGTGGTCGCGGGCGCGCTCAACACCCGCAACGTCGAGACCGACGACGCGGCCCGTACTGCAGTCGCCGACTACGCCGACGTGATCGACGTGCCAGCGACCGACCCGGTCCGGTTCGATATCGACGACGTCCTGGAGGCGATCCTGTGA
- a CDS encoding dipeptide epimerase, with protein MTLDTEFERVTLDLDDPFTISRETQTVAENVVVRITDADGTTGIGAAAPSSHYGETADTVEAVLPDLLAVVEDVDDPHSLDRIERRLRETVRANPAARCAISIALHDLVGKRLDLPLYRYWGLDADETVSTSYTIGLDSIERMREKTATAVDAGHSVLKVKLGTERDREIVDTVRTAAPDARIRVDANEAWTPHEAVDMIDTLAAFDVEFVEQPVPAENSEGLEYVHERSTLPIAADESCVTLADVPRIAERADIANIKLMKCGGLREAKRMIHTARAHGLEVMLGCMIESNAAIAAGCHLAPLLDYADLDGSLLLADDPYDGVPISGGEIDLAGTDRPGTGARAAE; from the coding sequence GTGACGCTCGACACCGAGTTCGAGCGGGTGACGCTCGATCTCGACGACCCGTTCACCATCTCACGTGAGACGCAGACGGTCGCCGAGAACGTCGTGGTGCGCATCACCGACGCCGACGGAACGACCGGGATCGGGGCCGCCGCCCCCTCCTCACATTACGGCGAGACTGCGGACACCGTCGAAGCGGTGCTCCCGGATCTCCTCGCGGTCGTCGAGGATGTCGACGATCCCCACAGTCTGGATCGGATCGAGCGCCGGTTGCGGGAGACGGTTCGAGCGAACCCCGCCGCGCGGTGTGCGATATCGATCGCGCTCCACGACCTCGTGGGCAAGCGCCTCGATCTCCCGCTCTATCGCTACTGGGGGCTCGATGCCGACGAGACGGTATCGACCTCCTACACCATCGGGCTCGACAGTATCGAACGGATGCGCGAGAAGACGGCTACGGCAGTCGACGCCGGCCACTCGGTTCTGAAGGTCAAACTCGGCACCGAGCGTGACCGCGAGATCGTCGACACGGTACGAACGGCGGCCCCCGACGCCCGGATCCGGGTCGACGCGAACGAGGCGTGGACGCCCCACGAGGCGGTCGACATGATCGACACCCTCGCCGCTTTCGATGTGGAGTTCGTCGAACAGCCCGTTCCCGCCGAGAATTCAGAGGGGCTCGAATACGTCCACGAGCGCTCGACGCTCCCGATCGCGGCCGACGAGTCGTGCGTGACGCTCGCGGACGTTCCCCGGATCGCCGAGCGCGCGGACATCGCGAACATCAAACTCATGAAATGCGGTGGGCTCCGCGAGGCGAAACGGATGATCCACACCGCCCGCGCACACGGACTGGAAGTCATGCTTGGCTGCATGATCGAGTCGAACGCCGCGATCGCGGCCGGCTGTCATCTCGCGCCGCTGCTCGATTACGCCGACCTCGACGGCTCCCTACTGCTCGCCGACGACCCGTACGACGGCGTCCCGATCTCCGGCGGCGAGATCGATCTCGCCGGGACGGACCGTCCGGGAACGGGCGCGCGAGCGGCAGAGTAG
- a CDS encoding ABC transporter ATP-binding protein has translation MSQEPLLRVEELTTHFFTEEGVVRAVDGISFTVNEGEIVGLVGESGAGKSVAASSLLRLVESPGEIVGGEVTFRGETLFGVEERSDGELVQRDEMLSNATMRERIRGREIAIIFQDPMESLNPVFTVGGQLREFIEINRDLGADAAKREAIDMLREVGIPEPENRYDDYPHQFSGGMRQRVLIAMALSCEPSLIIADEPTTALDVTVEGQILDLVDDLQDKYDTSFVWVTHDMGVIAEICDRVNVMYLGEIVEQADVEQLFYDTKHPYTQALLESIPRPDETVGELSPIEGVMPEAINPPSGCRFHTRCPDAREVCVRAHPDARDVTEPGDPPHRAACLMHDAFDVGYWDSDPIASDAKAGFGADLTADGGRRRGETDE, from the coding sequence ATGAGTCAGGAACCACTACTACGCGTCGAAGAGTTGACGACCCACTTCTTCACCGAGGAAGGCGTCGTTCGTGCCGTCGACGGTATCTCCTTTACGGTGAACGAGGGCGAGATCGTGGGGCTGGTCGGCGAGAGCGGGGCGGGCAAGAGCGTCGCCGCGTCGAGCCTGCTCCGGCTGGTCGAGAGTCCCGGCGAGATCGTCGGTGGCGAAGTCACGTTTCGCGGCGAGACGCTGTTCGGCGTCGAGGAGCGATCGGATGGCGAACTCGTCCAGCGCGACGAGATGCTCTCGAACGCCACGATGCGCGAACGCATCCGGGGCCGGGAGATCGCGATCATCTTCCAAGATCCGATGGAGAGTTTGAACCCCGTGTTCACCGTCGGCGGCCAGCTCCGGGAGTTCATCGAGATCAACCGCGATCTCGGGGCGGACGCCGCGAAACGAGAGGCGATCGACATGCTCCGGGAGGTCGGCATCCCCGAACCCGAGAACCGCTACGACGACTACCCACACCAGTTCTCCGGCGGGATGCGCCAGCGGGTGCTGATCGCAATGGCACTGTCGTGTGAGCCGAGCCTCATCATCGCCGACGAGCCAACCACCGCGCTGGACGTCACGGTCGAGGGCCAGATCCTCGATCTCGTCGACGATCTCCAGGACAAGTACGACACCAGTTTCGTCTGGGTCACCCACGACATGGGCGTGATCGCGGAGATCTGCGACCGCGTGAACGTGATGTATCTCGGCGAGATCGTCGAACAGGCCGATGTCGAGCAGCTGTTCTACGACACCAAACACCCCTACACGCAGGCGCTGCTCGAATCCATCCCTCGCCCCGACGAAACGGTCGGCGAACTCTCGCCCATCGAGGGCGTCATGCCCGAGGCGATCAATCCGCCCTCCGGCTGTCGGTTCCACACTCGGTGTCCGGACGCGCGCGAGGTGTGCGTTCGAGCACATCCGGACGCGCGCGACGTCACCGAGCCGGGTGATCCGCCCCACCGCGCCGCGTGTCTGATGCACGATGCGTTCGACGTCGGTTACTGGGACAGCGACCCGATCGCCAGCGACGCCAAGGCCGGGTTCGGTGCGGACCTCACTGCCGACGGTGGGCGTCGCAGGGGTGAGACCGATGAGTGA
- a CDS encoding M20 family metallopeptidase, with amino-acid sequence MTDAPADAPDTATTDPDAIAERIDHDETIELLQELVRIRSPYFEEEAITEFVYDWLDERELDPEYHAVSEPDITGFEGNNVLARLTGTDPDAPTLLLNAHMDTVELVEAWEEDPLSGRIEDGKLYGQGACDMKGGLAGIMVAFDALAAAGIDLAGDVLFTAVVDEEGPYGLGANQLIRDSVTDDCDAAIVTEPGPILAQRDIENPALLLGARGRFLYDITVTGEAAHGSQPHKGTNAVVDAGRLADALTGIEVGSHEQLGDGSVCPLKIEGGGETLSVPEACRLLVDRHVVVGETEDVVRADAEAVVADLNLDSGVEIDFREAPAPDVRYGPYVTDADDPLVGALRAGVEAVTGDDPAIGYFSSVGDFNYFGHRAGLPTVIVGPDGANIHGAGEFVHTDEVVGVARIVAAGCVALLA; translated from the coding sequence ATGACTGACGCTCCCGCCGACGCGCCCGACACCGCGACGACCGACCCAGATGCGATCGCGGAGCGGATCGACCACGACGAAACCATCGAACTCCTTCAGGAGCTCGTCCGCATCCGGAGCCCGTACTTCGAGGAGGAGGCGATCACCGAGTTCGTCTACGACTGGCTCGACGAACGCGAACTCGATCCCGAGTATCACGCGGTGAGCGAACCCGACATCACGGGCTTCGAGGGCAACAACGTCCTCGCGCGCCTGACGGGCACGGACCCCGACGCGCCGACGCTGCTGTTGAACGCTCACATGGACACCGTCGAACTCGTCGAGGCGTGGGAGGAGGACCCGCTCTCGGGGCGCATCGAGGACGGCAAGCTCTACGGCCAGGGGGCTTGTGACATGAAAGGCGGGCTCGCGGGCATCATGGTCGCGTTCGACGCCCTCGCCGCGGCCGGCATCGACCTTGCGGGCGACGTCCTCTTTACCGCCGTCGTCGACGAGGAGGGCCCCTACGGGCTGGGCGCGAACCAGCTCATTCGTGACTCTGTCACCGACGACTGTGACGCCGCCATCGTCACCGAGCCCGGGCCGATTCTCGCCCAGCGGGACATCGAAAACCCCGCACTGCTGCTCGGCGCGCGTGGACGATTTCTCTACGACATCACCGTGACCGGCGAGGCTGCACACGGCTCACAGCCACACAAGGGGACGAACGCGGTGGTCGATGCGGGTCGTTTGGCCGACGCCCTCACCGGCATCGAGGTCGGGTCGCACGAACAGCTCGGCGATGGGTCGGTCTGCCCGCTCAAGATCGAAGGCGGGGGTGAAACGCTCTCGGTCCCCGAAGCCTGTCGTCTGCTGGTCGATCGGCACGTCGTCGTCGGCGAAACCGAGGACGTGGTTCGAGCCGACGCCGAGGCAGTCGTCGCTGACCTCAACCTCGATTCCGGCGTCGAGATCGACTTTCGGGAAGCGCCCGCGCCGGACGTTCGCTACGGGCCGTACGTCACCGACGCCGACGATCCGCTCGTGGGTGCGCTGCGGGCCGGCGTCGAGGCTGTCACCGGCGACGACCCGGCCATCGGGTACTTTTCGAGCGTCGGCGATTTCAACTACTTCGGCCATCGCGCCGGCCTTCCGACCGTGATCGTCGGCCCCGACGGCGCGAACATCCACGGGGCCGGCGAGTTCGTCCACACCGACGAGGTCGTCGGCGTGGCGCGCATCGTCGCCGCCGGCTGTGTCGCGCTGCTCGCCTGA